A window of Saccopteryx leptura isolate mSacLep1 chromosome 5, mSacLep1_pri_phased_curated, whole genome shotgun sequence contains these coding sequences:
- the BPIFB6 gene encoding BPI fold-containing family B member 6, translated as MLQILCLVLCGLLTRTRAEPGALLRLGMDVMNLEVQRAMDESHILEKMAAEAGKKRPGVKPIKGITDMKVKDVQLPVITLSFTPGVGIFQCVSTGMTITGKSFIGKRMEINVATNITATNRILQDEETGLPTFKSEGCEVILVSVKTNLPSNMMPNVVNKFLNSTLHKVLPGLMCPAIDAVLVYVNKKWANLYAPMPIGQAGIVKYTLTSVPTTTSSYIQVDFSPVVQQQGGSTIQLAETGEAPRFPKDYVEGSSQLLLSDALLTAELALLQTSLDLNIHKMIGELPPQNTKTLASFIPEVAEAYPKPKPLVTQIRINKPPKVTMNSGESLLYLHGTLEMFAAQWGRAPAPLFLLEAHFNLQIQYSVREDRLQMTTSLNRLLSLSRVSSSIGAFNEKALTGFVTDLLREACIPAVNDVLQVGLPLPDFLDMNYNLAELDIVENALVMDLKLA; from the exons ATGCTGCAGATCCTGTGTCTGGTGCTCTGCGGCCTGCTGACCCGCACACGAGCTGAGCCCGGGGCACTGCTGCGGTTGGGCATGGACGTCATGAACCTCG AGGTCCAGAGAGCTATGGACGAGAGCCACATCCtggagaagatggcagcggaggcCGGCAAGAAACGTCCGGGGGTGAAACCCATCAAGGGCATCACTGA CATGAAGGTGAAGGACGTGCAGCTACCTGTCATCACACTGAGCTTCACACCAGGGGTGGGCATCTTCCAGTGTGTGTCCACCGGCATGACCATCACAGGCAAAAG CTTCATTGGTAAAAGAATGGAGATCAATGTGGCCACGAACATCACAGCCACCAACCGGATTTTGCAGGACGAGGAGACGGGCCTCCCCACATTCAAGAGCGAGGGCTGTGAGGTCATCCTGGTCAGCGTGAAGACCAACCTGCCCAGCAA CATGATGCCTAATGTTGTCAACAAGTTCCTGAACAGCACCCTACACAAAGTTCTCCCTGGCCTG ATGTGTCCAGCCATTGATGCGGTCCTGGTGTATGTGAACAAGAAGTGGGCCAACTTGTATG CCCCCATGCCCATAGGCCAGGCGGGCATTGTGAAGTATACCCTGACGTCCGTACCAACCACCACCTCCAGCTACATCCAAGTGGACTTCAGT CCTGTGGTGCAGCAACAAGGGGGCAGCACCATTCAGCTCGCTGAGACCGGGGAGGCCCCCCGCTTCCCCAAGGACTATGTTGAAGGCTCCTCCCAGCTGCTGCTCTCGGACGCCTTGCTCACAGCAGAACTTGCCCTTCTGCAGACGTCCTTGGATTTGAACATCCATAAGATG ATTGGTGAGCTGCCCCCACAAAACACCAAGACACTGGCTAGCTTCATCCCTGAA GTAGCTGAGGCCTATCCCAAGCCGAAGCCCTTGGTGACTCAGATTAGGATAAACAAGCCCCCCAAGGTCACCATGAACTCAGGCGAGAGCCTGCTGTATCTCCATGGCACCCTGGAGATGTTCGCTGCTCAGTGGGGCCGGGCTCCTGCGCCCCTCTTTCTCCTGGAAGCG cACTTCAACCTGCAAATTCAGTACTCAGTGCGTGAGGACCGGCTGCAGATGACCACCTCTCTGAACAG ATTACTGAGCCTGTCCCGGGTGTCCTCATCGATCGGGGCCTTCAAT gagaaGGCATTGACTGGCTTTGTCACTGATCTTCTCCGAGAAGCCTGCATCCCGGCTGTCAATG ATGTGCTCCAAGTCGGGCTTCCACTGCCAGACTTCCTGGACATGAATTACAACCTGGCAGAGCTGGACATAGTCGAG AATGCCCTGGTGATGGACTTGAAGCTGGCCTGA